Part of the Zygotorulaspora mrakii chromosome 2, complete sequence genome, TGTGATTGAAGCAATGAAGGAAACTCTCGCAGAGAAGAAACtgtcaaaaattgatagaTGGCAGTACATTCATTTAAAATTGACCCAGTTAAGTCTTATTGAGGAAATTTTTGGCACCGCTGATGCTTTAGAAATGTTGCCTGAAATTTATGAACTATATGGTGATCTTTTCCCGGATGACAAAGATGAGTTTGCTTCATTTGGTAAAGAAATCAACCAATCAAAAAACTaccttcttcaaatgataTGGATATTTGCAGCCAACATGTTTTTAAGGGCAGAATCTAAATCTGAATCCTGTAAAAATGCTATAAAGGAAGCTGAAAATGTTACCAATGCatacaaaaatttgaattgtaACATTGCAAGGGGGTATATGTACTTGACAGAAGGCGGCATAAAAAGATCATTAAAAGAGTTCGAAAGTGTCTTATTTTATGATCAGTATAATGTCCATGCGGTGCTTGGACTTGCTGAAATTATCTTCCCCGATGAATCGAATCAATCTGAgccatcttttcaaaattattgCGACCTGATACCAAAGGAAGAACACCTTGCTACtagaaaaaaagttttcgtGAATGAATTGGATGAATCAGCATCATGTGcaagattgaaatttcttttggaatATTCTATTACACAATCAATTGATGCGTATTTTACTCCAGAAATCTGGTGgtatctttcaataatttACAATAAATTTGGTGATAAAAGCTATAAAAATGCTTTACTGAACTGTATACGGTACCAAGAGACTAAACCAATTAGAGAATTTaaattttgtaatttttaAACCTTTGcatgtaaatatatatgaacATGCATCACAATCTATTCAAATACTCCCATGGCGTCCTATTTTTCAGAGACATGAAAAGAACCGACAGCTTGATAAGTTTGTTGTTATTGATTCGGAGTTTCGATCTCGGGCGCTTATGTAGTAAGTGACCAACACTCAGTAAAAAGTTGAACAATTCTacaaaaagatgataaaCTCAAAACATAGCAACATAAAAAACTATAGACAATATGTCAAGCGTAGTGTGATTAGGAAAAATGTTTCAAGATCTCCTCAGCTGCTTTGATACCACTGACTGCCATAGCACCGAAAGTAGGGCCCATTCTGTTACAACCATGCAATTCCGCAACTTCCATCCCCGCAAAATACATTGAATCAACACCTTGATATTTGCCTGCATTTTTGACAACACCAGCTTCGGCCCTATTCATGTCTAGGCCTTTCATACCTCCaagttttttattcttatcAATGGCGACGATTCTCTTTGCAGAGAAGGCACCGAATGGACCATCATGACCAGTGGTCGATAGGACAACACCATGCTTTTGAGACATATCACGAGTGCCATCATCTTGGTATCCAGATAATTCAATCACGTTAGGATCCATACAACTTTGTAAACCGTGAGCCATAGTAACTAAGGTCCAATTAGTGACAACACCAGCAACAGTGACTTCGCCATTTGAACCCTTTGGTCTGGTTACCAAATCTTCGACAGCAGTGGCGTTGAACAATTTAACATTTGGGAAAGACAATACTTTTGCTGCAATTGTAGCAGTGAACAAGGCTGCATGCTTTACAACAACATAGTCACCTTCATCTTCATATGGGATCTCCAATTCGTTCAAGAACAGATGTGATGGCTTTCTCATAATCATAGCGGAGAAGAGTTGGCCTCCCAAGTTACCACCGCCACCGAGTGCGACATTTGCCTCCAAGATCGTAATTGTCAGATCAGGTCTATTCTTTGCTATGACATAAGCAGCAGAGAGTCCTGACGAACCAGCTCcgataataataacatcTGAAACGGCATGTTTGTCCAGATCCTTGAAATAACGAGAGGACATAGCACGAGAGACAGTGGATTCACGAATTGGTGCAAACTTAAAATCAGACCAGTCTTCCTCGTGAACAATGTCTGACAGAGCATGTCTGATTGGGGTAGCATTCAGCTGTAACTGAGAGGTTGCATTATCTGTTTGAGTGGCTGTTTGAGTTGCTGACATTTTTGATGGTTGATATTCTGGAAAATCCTTTTTGGGGTGATGGTTTGAGGAAGGAGAGGGAAAAAGTTGAGAGAGAGTACACTGATGCTGAATCTACAAGAATTGTTACAGTTTATATATGTTTGGTAACAGCCAACTCGAAACTATGAAATTACACGACAGGAAAAAGTATGCGTTGACAAGTGAGTCAAGGGATGCTCAACCAAACGAATGGCTGGATGTCTCTATCTTAATTCTCGTTGCATGCCATTACAGTGCTGCCCGTGCCCGTAACACTGTTGAGAGAAGCTGTGTGAAATAAGGGAACTTTGCATACAAACTGAAGAAGCTGCTGTTCGCAATGTGGCGTGTACTACACAGTGCTTGGTGAGAGATTAAGTTCCAGGTTTGTTCTAGTCCGAACATTTGTTATGATGATAGTTGTTAAAAATCATtattcatttgaagaattgatcATTAATGCAATAAACAACGACGGAGTTTTCATTACTAGCCGTTGGCCCTGTGACAGATATTCCACACTGTGAGGGCTTTCGGCCGAGAAGATCATGACAATCAAGACGTTTCCGCATAGTAAAAAAGGTTAACGAATGTTGATGAGAAATTGCATAATACAGTGTATTAGTGTTGCACTCATGCACTTTATCTGACTTGTTAAGTATGAACATTCGGCAAGATAGAATTCAAAACAGAGAATTGCAAGATGCCGGCATTAGAAGTTGATTCGAACCATGTTAAATTGTTGATTAGATTCGTAGTTGATTGTTACCCGGAAGTTGCGTGACTGCAATGCGCTACACAAATTGATGAGATTTTAACTGAGTCTGTGCCTCGAGGAGCCGTGAATGAGTGCGGTCGAGACGATTCCCAGCTCTGATCAATTGGTACTGGTGCGAGAGATGTAGCTGTAGGTTTCCACGAAGTGCTTCGCTTTTTGTTCATCCGCCGCAAAAGAGCATGACTTCAGAGGATGAAGCTCTTaggatgaaaaaaaacgcGTTTGCATATCAGCTAGGGTAAAGCTACAAGGATCAATGGATAAAGGCAATAGTGGAGATACTATAGGAGAtatgaaatggaaagaaaatgttcaaTCAATCGCAAGATTTTTAGCCCCATTGATCTTCACAACGTTATCGTTTTACGTGCGATTCAAGGACATTGGAAAGAATGACTATGTAGTGTGGGATGAAGCTCACTTTGGGAA contains:
- the THI4 gene encoding thiamine thiazole synthase (similar to Saccharomyces cerevisiae THI4 (YGR144W); ancestral locus Anc_5.141); translated protein: MSATQTATQTDNATSQLQLNATPIRHALSDIVHEEDWSDFKFAPIRESTVSRAMSSRYFKDLDKHAVSDVIIIGAGSSGLSAAYVIAKNRPDLTITILEANVALGGGGNLGGQLFSAMIMRKPSHLFLNELEIPYEDEGDYVVVKHAALFTATIAAKVLSFPNVKLFNATAVEDLVTRPKGSNGEVTVAGVVTNWTLVTMAHGLQSCMDPNVIELSGYQDDGTRDMSQKHGVVLSTTGHDGPFGAFSAKRIVAIDKNKKLGGMKGLDMNRAEAGVVKNAGKYQGVDSMYFAGMEVAELHGCNRMGPTFGAMAVSGIKAAEEILKHFS